A DNA window from Prosthecobacter debontii contains the following coding sequences:
- a CDS encoding MGDG synthase family glycosyltransferase: MTFCLSFIVFSASGGLVILVLTAGFGDGHNTAAYSTAEAFRRLCPGEDIQTSDLISEVQPRIATVLKNLYQQAITHFPSGWRLVYRMLEKSDVDPQDSAWLAPLVRGLKEKMETLQPRLIVSTYPLYAALIDALKKQQVEVPPLVTVITDSISVHRIWIMQPSDLYCVADDETQEVVVKLGVPAEKIRVTGFPVSLQFTETLPPESYRTGVQRILYLPSTTGRRVAATLASLEPLLKAGVQLTIPVGKHSSRLYHVLRKFTDALPDAPVEIIGWTTRIPELLRTHDVVICKAGGAILHEVLAARIPAVIDYVVPGQEEGNAEMLLSRNCAYRTTTAKETGESVAKVLADGGKIGQQMRDNMLSISVPDAAIKTAQVALGITDSK; the protein is encoded by the coding sequence ATGACATTTTGTTTGAGTTTCATCGTATTCTCGGCCAGCGGTGGCCTCGTGATTCTCGTGCTGACAGCAGGCTTTGGCGATGGGCATAACACCGCCGCTTACTCCACCGCGGAGGCGTTCCGTCGCCTATGCCCGGGTGAAGATATTCAGACCTCAGATCTCATCAGTGAGGTGCAGCCTCGGATCGCCACCGTGCTGAAGAACCTTTATCAGCAAGCCATTACCCATTTTCCCAGTGGCTGGCGGCTGGTTTATCGCATGCTGGAGAAGTCGGATGTGGACCCTCAGGACAGCGCCTGGTTAGCCCCTTTGGTGCGCGGTTTGAAAGAGAAGATGGAGACGCTTCAGCCGCGTCTGATCGTGAGCACCTACCCTCTCTATGCGGCGCTGATCGATGCTTTGAAAAAGCAGCAGGTCGAGGTCCCGCCCCTGGTGACGGTGATCACAGACTCCATCAGCGTGCATCGCATCTGGATCATGCAACCAAGTGATCTCTATTGTGTGGCCGATGACGAGACCCAGGAAGTCGTGGTTAAGCTGGGAGTGCCTGCCGAGAAGATCCGTGTGACCGGATTCCCCGTGAGCCTCCAGTTTACCGAAACCCTGCCTCCCGAGTCGTATCGCACGGGGGTTCAGCGGATTCTCTATCTGCCTTCCACCACAGGTCGGCGAGTTGCCGCCACCTTGGCTTCACTGGAGCCGCTGCTGAAGGCGGGCGTGCAATTGACCATTCCGGTGGGTAAGCACAGTTCACGTCTGTATCATGTGCTTCGCAAATTTACCGATGCACTACCAGATGCCCCGGTTGAGATCATCGGTTGGACGACGCGGATCCCAGAACTTCTGCGCACCCACGATGTGGTGATTTGCAAAGCCGGTGGTGCCATTCTTCATGAAGTTTTGGCGGCGCGCATCCCGGCGGTGATCGATTACGTCGTGCCCGGCCAGGAGGAAGGCAATGCGGAAATGCTGCTCTCGCGTAACTGCGCGTATCGCACGACCACGGCCAAGGAGACCGGAGAATCTGTGGCCAAGGTCCTGGCCGATGGTGGCAAGATCGGTCAGCAGATGCGGGATAACATGTTGAGCATCAGCGTGCCGGACGCTGCGATCAAGACGGCTCAGGTGGCCTTGGGAATCACGGATTCGAAGTAG
- a CDS encoding nucleotide sugar dehydrogenase, with translation MDVSIFGLGYVGAVTAGCLAEQGHRIIGADVQQAKVDAFNSGISPIIEPELDDLLQTAKREGRLSATTDAAAAVAKTDASIICVGTPSLASGRLNLDFVRKVSEQISQALRESGKKHIILFRSTMLPGSTRSMVRDFFEDLRTSGQVRIYYCPEFLREGTAVKDFREPSLAVVGTHDGKEPESEEAKQLLGGSPSVLAWEGAEMIKYSCNYFHALKVGFANEIGRLCKFLGEDGARVMDVVCSDTKLNISRYYMKPGNPFGGSCLPKDVSALLSFARQEGISLPLLDNTLDTNHAHLDLLIKLITSKNTRKIGLLGLAFKADTDDLRGSPMVAVAETLLGRGYQLSIYDPSLNLSRLIGANEAEIQRRMPHLASLLKADAQEVVESSDLIVASQKCVKVDDLAVWVKPEQSVIDVNGWRELQTLPWSYEGLCW, from the coding sequence ATGGACGTCAGTATCTTTGGTCTAGGTTATGTGGGAGCCGTCACCGCCGGGTGTCTGGCTGAGCAGGGGCATCGCATCATCGGAGCCGATGTGCAGCAGGCGAAGGTGGACGCGTTCAATTCCGGCATCTCTCCCATCATTGAGCCTGAGCTGGACGATCTCCTCCAGACCGCGAAACGTGAAGGCCGTCTCTCGGCCACCACAGACGCTGCTGCCGCCGTGGCCAAGACCGACGCCAGCATCATCTGCGTCGGCACCCCTTCCCTGGCCTCGGGTCGGCTGAATCTGGACTTCGTCCGCAAGGTCAGCGAGCAGATCTCCCAAGCCCTCCGCGAGAGTGGCAAGAAGCACATCATTCTCTTCCGCAGCACCATGCTGCCAGGCAGCACCCGCAGCATGGTCCGAGATTTCTTTGAGGATCTGCGCACCTCCGGTCAGGTGCGCATTTACTATTGCCCCGAGTTCCTGCGTGAAGGCACCGCCGTCAAAGACTTCAGAGAGCCCTCACTGGCTGTCGTTGGCACCCATGACGGTAAGGAGCCCGAAAGTGAGGAGGCCAAACAACTCCTCGGCGGCAGCCCCTCCGTGCTCGCCTGGGAAGGTGCAGAGATGATCAAATACTCCTGCAACTACTTCCACGCGCTGAAGGTTGGGTTTGCCAATGAGATCGGCCGCCTCTGCAAATTCCTTGGAGAGGATGGGGCACGCGTGATGGATGTGGTCTGCTCGGACACAAAGCTCAATATTTCCCGCTATTACATGAAACCGGGCAATCCCTTCGGAGGTTCCTGCTTACCTAAGGACGTCAGCGCGCTGCTTTCCTTTGCGCGGCAAGAGGGGATCAGCCTACCGCTTCTGGATAATACGCTGGATACCAACCACGCTCACCTGGATCTGCTGATCAAACTGATCACCAGCAAGAACACTCGCAAGATCGGCCTCCTCGGTCTCGCCTTCAAAGCTGACACCGATGATCTGCGCGGCAGCCCGATGGTGGCCGTGGCGGAAACGCTGTTAGGCCGTGGCTATCAGCTCAGCATCTATGATCCGAGTCTCAACCTCTCCCGCCTGATTGGTGCCAATGAAGCCGAGATCCAACGTCGCATGCCTCACCTCGCCTCCCTGCTGAAGGCCGACGCACAGGAAGTTGTCGAGAGCAGCGACCTCATCGTCGCTTCCCAGAAATGCGTCAAAGTGGACGATCTCGCGGTCTGGGTGAAGCCCGAGCAGAGCGTCATTGATGTCAATGGCTGGCGTGAATTGCAAACGCTGCCCTGGAGCTACGAAGGGCTCTGCTGGTGA
- a CDS encoding transglycosylase domain-containing protein, translated as MKRQPSAPHHPPSHLSRLRSWGRLLLLTLAGGALLVILALAVTLGYYSHLAGQYDLAKLGEMPERTVVLDAQGVLLGRMHGENRIVVPLSQVSPYFVKALLAREDSRFYKHGGIDYIGVARAMLRNLKDGRVVQGASTITMQLARNSYPDLNDRSFHRKLVEMMLARRIEGYCSKEQILEHYVNRIFFGTNLYGIQRASQVYFGKHASQLSLSEAAMIAGIIRSPVRFSPFRNFDGALKERDDVLQRMIQTKMISPEEELAARYADIALHAQPAFQSQGGYALDAVRRDLDKILEDHDIEDGGLIVYTTLSQELQTLAEESVETRLAQVEKLPGYQHPKKAVFDATWNGTQEVASTPYLQGALTVLDNETGGILAIVGGRDYRQSKYNRALQGQRQIGSTVKPFVYATAVASGFLPGTYIDDAPIQPGEIEGAGSGWSPQNSDGKFTGQQTLTTGLVQSRNTMTIRVGNYAGLDRVLHVLADAGIGGSAERTPQVFIGNLGGTPRDLTSAFSIFPNDGIRRRPFLIDKVTDKAGNILYSTSILEAEVVSPGVASVMRRILGEVMNRGTGATVRSEHKFKEPAGGKTGTTNDYKDAWFAGYTDRVTCAVWVGLDKPQTIIEQGYGSRLAIPIWADVVKKAVALGYIPAAPREEPPMAAVQLCHLSSQLATPACHASGTAYEDKLPYDVIPQNYCGAHQGVIAGPPPGYERPRVRASGLFDRIRGWFR; from the coding sequence ATGAAGCGACAGCCCTCCGCCCCGCACCATCCGCCTTCTCACCTCTCTCGATTGCGGTCCTGGGGGCGTCTTTTGCTCCTAACGCTGGCGGGCGGGGCGCTGCTTGTCATTTTAGCCTTGGCGGTGACGCTGGGTTATTACTCTCATCTCGCCGGTCAGTATGATCTGGCGAAACTCGGTGAGATGCCTGAGCGCACCGTGGTGCTGGATGCGCAAGGCGTGCTGCTGGGCCGCATGCATGGCGAGAACCGCATCGTCGTGCCCCTCAGTCAGGTGTCGCCCTATTTTGTGAAGGCGCTTTTGGCGCGTGAGGATTCCCGTTTTTACAAGCATGGCGGGATTGATTACATCGGTGTCGCACGTGCGATGCTGCGCAATCTCAAGGATGGCCGGGTGGTGCAGGGCGCCAGCACAATCACCATGCAGCTCGCCCGCAACAGTTATCCCGACCTCAATGACCGGAGCTTTCACCGGAAGTTGGTGGAGATGATGTTAGCTCGCCGGATCGAAGGCTATTGCTCGAAGGAGCAGATCCTCGAGCACTATGTGAACCGCATTTTCTTCGGCACCAACCTCTATGGCATTCAGCGGGCCAGTCAGGTGTATTTCGGCAAGCACGCCAGTCAGCTTAGCCTGAGTGAAGCCGCCATGATCGCGGGCATCATCCGCAGTCCGGTGCGGTTTTCGCCTTTCCGCAACTTCGATGGAGCGCTCAAAGAACGGGACGATGTGTTGCAACGGATGATCCAAACAAAGATGATCTCGCCGGAGGAAGAACTGGCGGCTCGATATGCCGATATCGCCCTGCATGCTCAGCCCGCATTTCAGAGCCAAGGTGGCTATGCTCTGGATGCCGTGCGGCGTGATCTGGATAAGATTCTAGAAGACCACGACATTGAGGACGGGGGGCTGATCGTTTACACGACCCTCAGTCAGGAACTACAAACCCTGGCGGAAGAATCTGTGGAGACTCGTTTGGCTCAGGTGGAAAAACTGCCGGGGTATCAACATCCCAAGAAAGCGGTTTTTGATGCGACCTGGAATGGTACTCAAGAGGTGGCCTCGACGCCCTATTTGCAAGGTGCCCTGACCGTTCTCGACAACGAAACGGGAGGTATCCTGGCCATCGTGGGAGGGCGTGACTATCGCCAGAGCAAATACAACCGCGCCCTGCAAGGCCAGCGCCAGATCGGTTCTACGGTCAAGCCGTTCGTCTATGCCACTGCGGTCGCCAGTGGGTTCCTACCCGGAACCTACATCGATGATGCGCCTATCCAGCCCGGAGAGATCGAAGGTGCGGGTTCAGGTTGGTCGCCGCAAAACAGCGATGGCAAGTTCACCGGTCAGCAGACTTTGACCACCGGCTTGGTGCAGAGCCGTAACACCATGACCATCCGTGTCGGTAACTATGCGGGATTGGATCGGGTGCTGCATGTGCTGGCAGACGCAGGCATCGGCGGGAGTGCGGAGCGGACACCCCAGGTGTTCATCGGAAATCTCGGCGGCACTCCGCGAGATCTCACCAGTGCCTTCAGCATTTTCCCCAACGATGGCATCCGGCGTCGGCCTTTCCTCATCGACAAAGTGACGGATAAGGCGGGCAATATTCTCTACAGCACCAGCATCCTGGAAGCCGAGGTGGTGAGCCCCGGTGTCGCCTCGGTCATGCGCCGCATTTTGGGTGAGGTGATGAATCGTGGCACGGGCGCGACGGTGCGTAGCGAGCATAAGTTCAAAGAACCTGCTGGAGGTAAGACCGGCACCACGAATGACTATAAGGACGCATGGTTTGCCGGTTATACAGACCGGGTCACCTGTGCCGTGTGGGTGGGATTGGATAAGCCTCAAACCATCATCGAGCAGGGTTACGGCAGTCGTTTGGCCATTCCCATCTGGGCGGATGTGGTGAAGAAAGCCGTCGCTCTCGGTTACATCCCCGCTGCCCCACGTGAAGAGCCGCCCATGGCCGCAGTGCAGCTCTGCCACCTGAGCAGCCAACTCGCCACCCCCGCCTGTCACGCCAGTGGCACTGCGTATGAAGATAAGTTGCCCTATGACGTCATCCCCCAGAATTACTGCGGAGCGCATCAGGGGGTTATCGCGGGACCCCCTCCCGGTTATGAGCGCCCCCGCGTGCGTGCCAGTGGTCTGTTTGATCGCATTCGGGGTTGGTTCCGGTAA
- a CDS encoding S1C family serine protease yields MRNAFLSSLLGVMIHLPFQALQAEAPAGIQPFLELQEKVQSLLPKVRPAVVAIFTGDGTASGVIMSEDGLILTAAHVAERPGRELRVILEDGTVVRATTLGLDKTTDAALMQINDTEKKWPFVKVSRDVLKAQPGEWCFALGHPGGFDEKRGVVLRVGRIIKQTANSLQTDCVLMGGDSGGPLFDLNGDVIGIHSLIWEGRNENMHVSMAPFLRSWDEMKGSLVIRTWGIGSGGYLGVGTEANAQGSIEVVDVIAGSPSEKAGILNGDVILALNGETITGLPQFTHAVRMRAAGEEIHLKLRSKGVERDVSVTLGSRPKDEG; encoded by the coding sequence ATGAGAAACGCATTCCTGTCGAGCCTTTTGGGGGTGATGATTCACCTGCCCTTTCAGGCACTACAGGCGGAGGCTCCGGCTGGCATCCAGCCCTTTCTGGAACTCCAGGAAAAGGTGCAATCCCTCCTCCCCAAGGTGCGTCCGGCTGTGGTGGCCATTTTTACTGGCGACGGCACCGCCAGTGGTGTGATCATGAGCGAGGACGGCCTTATCCTCACAGCGGCCCATGTCGCGGAGCGGCCGGGGCGGGAACTGCGCGTCATCCTGGAAGATGGGACTGTCGTGCGGGCCACAACTCTGGGATTAGACAAAACCACCGATGCGGCCCTGATGCAGATCAATGATACAGAAAAGAAGTGGCCGTTTGTCAAAGTCTCCCGGGATGTTCTGAAAGCCCAGCCTGGAGAGTGGTGCTTTGCCCTTGGACATCCCGGCGGGTTCGATGAAAAACGCGGGGTGGTCCTCCGCGTCGGCCGCATCATCAAACAAACCGCCAATTCCCTGCAAACGGATTGCGTGCTCATGGGTGGAGACTCCGGGGGCCCGTTGTTCGATCTCAATGGAGATGTCATCGGCATTCACAGCCTGATCTGGGAAGGGCGAAATGAAAACATGCATGTCTCCATGGCCCCCTTCTTACGCTCATGGGATGAGATGAAGGGCAGCTTGGTGATTCGCACCTGGGGCATCGGCAGCGGCGGCTACTTAGGCGTCGGCACAGAGGCCAATGCTCAGGGCAGCATCGAAGTGGTTGATGTGATCGCAGGCTCCCCCTCTGAAAAAGCAGGGATTCTGAATGGCGATGTCATTCTCGCGCTGAATGGGGAGACCATCACCGGCTTACCCCAATTCACCCACGCGGTGCGGATGCGTGCTGCGGGTGAAGAGATCCATTTGAAACTGCGCTCCAAAGGTGTGGAACGCGATGTGTCCGTAACTCTAGGCTCACGCCCGAAAGACGAAGGATGA
- a CDS encoding SDR family NAD(P)-dependent oxidoreductase: MTGCSSGFGHALAEAALLAGDLVIATARNRADVEMLEHVGAGRCQIMALDVTQPEQVKTVIREAQAVWGKLDVVVNNAGYGLLGAVEECSEKQVRRNFETNFFGPLHIIQAVAPILREQKRGHIINISAAAAIANYPGFGIYGAAKAALEAMSESLRLELAGYGVKVTLVQPGPFRTRFIGKGMERTTISEAYAGSVGKFATYLEKVDGKQPGDPERAAALIVKLVHEGTAPFRLPLGKYAIKKARDTAAARVKELEVWEEAASKTDVPAS; encoded by the coding sequence ATGACTGGTTGTTCATCAGGATTTGGCCATGCCTTGGCCGAGGCTGCTTTGTTGGCGGGAGACCTGGTTATCGCTACGGCGCGAAATCGCGCAGATGTGGAGATGCTAGAGCATGTCGGGGCAGGGCGATGTCAGATCATGGCTCTCGATGTGACCCAGCCCGAGCAAGTAAAAACGGTGATCCGCGAAGCCCAGGCCGTTTGGGGGAAGCTGGATGTGGTGGTCAATAACGCCGGTTATGGTCTCCTCGGCGCTGTTGAGGAATGCAGTGAAAAACAGGTTCGGCGAAATTTTGAGACCAACTTCTTTGGTCCGTTGCATATCATTCAGGCGGTAGCACCGATTCTGAGGGAACAGAAAAGGGGCCACATCATCAATATCAGTGCAGCGGCTGCCATCGCGAATTATCCAGGTTTTGGCATCTACGGCGCGGCCAAAGCGGCCTTGGAAGCGATGAGCGAAAGCCTGCGTTTAGAGCTGGCCGGGTATGGCGTGAAGGTCACTCTGGTTCAGCCAGGGCCCTTCCGCACTAGGTTCATCGGCAAGGGTATGGAGCGGACGACCATCTCCGAGGCGTATGCTGGGAGTGTGGGAAAATTTGCGACCTACCTGGAAAAAGTGGATGGCAAGCAGCCCGGCGATCCCGAGAGGGCAGCCGCGTTGATTGTCAAATTGGTCCATGAGGGCACCGCGCCTTTCCGGCTGCCCTTGGGAAAATATGCGATCAAAAAAGCGCGAGACACGGCTGCTGCGCGGGTGAAAGAATTGGAGGTGTGGGAAGAAGCTGCCAGTAAGACCGATGTGCCCGCCTCATGA
- a CDS encoding CorA family divalent cation transporter, protein MKPEVSLLPKLWNLPETIRQRLGREAGPQRAMFEEGHLLIILHQLPLPDEHQRKAALFWRSPEAEWKTNLLGNGLPALGEHLRSYDSKLIELEAAETQANTAAQYHEVLERLAPVLRSSRGLHRALQQARDMVKEERELINLRDLAAGIERNAELLLQDAQFGLNFIAARQAEAQAATARQMAATAHRLNLLAALFLPLTALASVFGMEVHSRLADTPANFWLICIAGMLLGLFVMMFLVKKN, encoded by the coding sequence ATGAAACCCGAAGTCAGCCTTCTCCCGAAGCTGTGGAACTTGCCTGAGACCATTCGTCAGCGTCTGGGCCGTGAAGCCGGACCTCAACGCGCGATGTTTGAGGAAGGTCACCTGCTCATCATTCTCCACCAGCTCCCGTTACCCGATGAACATCAGCGCAAGGCCGCTCTATTTTGGAGGAGTCCAGAAGCGGAGTGGAAGACCAATCTCCTCGGCAATGGCCTCCCTGCGCTCGGCGAGCATTTACGCAGCTATGACTCCAAGCTGATCGAGCTTGAAGCGGCTGAGACTCAGGCCAATACAGCGGCTCAATACCATGAGGTTCTGGAGCGTCTCGCGCCCGTCCTACGCTCCTCCCGGGGGCTACATCGTGCTCTTCAGCAGGCCCGAGACATGGTAAAAGAAGAACGCGAACTGATCAACCTGCGAGACTTAGCCGCAGGCATCGAGCGCAATGCGGAACTCCTGCTTCAGGACGCCCAGTTTGGCCTAAACTTCATTGCCGCCCGTCAAGCCGAGGCCCAAGCGGCGACCGCTCGGCAGATGGCGGCGACCGCGCACCGACTCAATCTCCTGGCGGCGCTCTTCCTTCCGCTCACGGCGCTGGCCAGCGTCTTTGGCATGGAGGTTCACAGTCGATTGGCTGACACCCCGGCCAACTTTTGGCTCATCTGCATTGCAGGAATGCTGCTAGGGCTCTTCGTCATGATGTTTTTAGTGAAAAAGAACTGA
- a CDS encoding PDZ domain-containing protein codes for MKTYLPVLSSVLLVATAISLPCQAELKAPLLPEETTNGKSTLAPLDPLQDQLAQNTAVLFNKKGLPAATLTWVGADGYFITKASEVPRMEECQVHYAARPHSAVREIRRDVKSDLVLGQAVTMRDVPAIQFQPSNGLTFGQWIASPAGGKHVKLGVVSANRRAIKGFGAAIGVRMDDQMKGKAKGVRIIGVAEDSPAAAAGLRANDIMLELAGESVQEYRRVNEIISQRQPGEEIEVKFKRNDTEKSLYVRLASRTKVLSNWEGEDFANGGISIRTDNFSEVIQHDMPLHPSDMGGVVTDLLGHAIGINIARVDRVTTFALPTERFWPLIQEWMQKDRHPPKALPATTASAAAPAAPTSNP; via the coding sequence ATGAAAACTTACCTACCTGTTCTTTCCTCAGTTCTACTGGTCGCCACCGCCATCAGCCTGCCCTGTCAGGCAGAGCTCAAAGCCCCCCTACTGCCCGAGGAGACCACCAACGGCAAGTCCACCCTGGCTCCGCTTGATCCGCTCCAGGATCAGCTCGCGCAAAACACCGCTGTGCTTTTCAATAAGAAAGGCCTGCCCGCCGCCACTCTCACCTGGGTCGGAGCAGACGGCTACTTTATCACCAAAGCCAGCGAGGTGCCGCGCATGGAAGAATGTCAGGTGCACTACGCAGCCCGCCCTCACTCCGCCGTGCGGGAAATCCGGCGCGATGTCAAAAGTGATCTTGTGCTCGGCCAAGCCGTAACGATGAGGGACGTCCCCGCCATCCAATTCCAGCCCAGCAATGGCTTGACCTTCGGCCAGTGGATCGCGTCACCTGCCGGAGGCAAACATGTAAAACTAGGCGTCGTCAGTGCTAACCGTCGCGCCATCAAGGGCTTCGGTGCAGCCATCGGCGTGCGGATGGATGACCAAATGAAGGGGAAAGCCAAGGGGGTGCGCATCATCGGTGTCGCTGAAGACAGCCCGGCTGCCGCAGCCGGGCTGCGTGCCAACGACATCATGCTGGAGCTGGCCGGGGAGTCCGTGCAGGAATATCGACGGGTCAATGAGATCATCTCCCAACGCCAGCCGGGTGAGGAAATCGAAGTGAAGTTCAAGCGTAACGATACTGAAAAGAGCCTCTACGTGCGTCTGGCCAGCCGCACCAAAGTGCTCTCCAATTGGGAAGGCGAAGACTTCGCCAACGGCGGGATCTCCATCCGCACCGACAATTTTTCTGAAGTGATCCAGCATGACATGCCTCTGCATCCCTCGGACATGGGCGGCGTGGTCACAGATCTTCTGGGGCATGCCATTGGCATCAACATCGCTCGGGTGGACCGCGTCACCACCTTTGCGCTGCCAACAGAGCGCTTTTGGCCACTGATTCAGGAATGGATGCAGAAGGACCGGCATCCGCCGAAGGCCCTACCTGCAACGACAGCTAGTGCTGCAGCACCCGCTGCACCTACTTCGAATCCGTGA
- a CDS encoding cryptochrome/photolyase family protein, whose product MRHLILILGDQLNRDSAVWDGFDPQVDAVWMAEVERESTKVWNHKARIVAFLAAMRHFAESLRQEDITVHYRRLDDPENHGDFRMELEAAVKKLRPQSLVMVEAGEWQVREDFRATAARLKLPLDEREDRHFMASHADFAKHAEGRKQLRMEYFYREMRQRYGVLMDGKKPMGGDWNYDSENRKSFGKEGPTLHAAPVRFLPDEITQGVMAVVEQKLAKHPGSLADFDWPVTPDEAQQALDDFIQHRLADFGDYQDAMWTNEPWLFHSRLSTAMNLKLLDPRDVIRAAEKAYQTGTAPLAAVEGFIRQILGWREYVRGIYWRFMPGYVTLNELQAHQRLPDFYWTGETDMNCLRETIGQTLRYGYAHHIQRLMVTGLFTLLLGVRPQEVHEWYLAVYVDAVEWVELPNTLGMSQHGDGGIMASKPYIASGKYIQRMSNYCAGCRYDPATSTGPKACPFTTLYWDFLMQHEPRLRLNQRMSMQVRNLARLSETEKQSIQAQAESIRQSLA is encoded by the coding sequence ATGCGCCATCTGATCCTTATTCTCGGTGATCAACTCAACCGTGATTCAGCGGTCTGGGATGGCTTTGATCCGCAGGTAGATGCAGTGTGGATGGCGGAGGTGGAACGAGAGTCCACGAAAGTCTGGAATCATAAGGCGAGGATTGTGGCCTTTCTCGCTGCGATGCGCCATTTTGCCGAGAGTCTTCGGCAGGAGGACATCACGGTGCACTACCGTCGGTTAGACGATCCTGAAAACCACGGAGATTTCAGGATGGAGTTGGAGGCTGCGGTGAAGAAGCTCAGACCGCAAAGCCTCGTGATGGTTGAAGCTGGGGAGTGGCAGGTCAGGGAGGATTTTCGTGCGACGGCAGCGCGATTGAAGTTACCTCTCGATGAACGTGAAGACCGCCACTTTATGGCTTCGCATGCCGATTTCGCCAAACATGCGGAAGGACGTAAACAATTGCGTATGGAGTATTTCTACCGGGAGATGCGTCAACGCTATGGCGTGCTCATGGATGGGAAGAAGCCGATGGGCGGAGACTGGAATTACGACAGTGAAAACCGCAAGAGCTTTGGCAAAGAGGGGCCGACTCTGCATGCCGCCCCCGTGCGTTTTTTGCCGGATGAAATCACTCAAGGGGTGATGGCTGTGGTGGAACAGAAACTGGCGAAGCACCCTGGGAGCTTGGCTGATTTTGATTGGCCCGTGACGCCTGACGAGGCCCAGCAAGCGCTTGATGATTTCATTCAACATCGTTTGGCGGACTTTGGGGATTATCAGGATGCCATGTGGACGAATGAACCCTGGTTGTTTCACAGCCGACTGAGCACTGCGATGAACCTCAAGTTGCTGGATCCCCGGGATGTGATTCGGGCGGCTGAAAAGGCCTACCAGACAGGAACTGCTCCACTGGCTGCGGTCGAGGGTTTCATTCGCCAGATCCTCGGTTGGCGGGAGTATGTGCGCGGCATCTACTGGCGCTTTATGCCGGGCTACGTGACCCTGAACGAACTCCAAGCTCATCAGCGGTTGCCGGACTTTTATTGGACCGGTGAAACCGACATGAATTGCCTGCGTGAGACGATTGGCCAGACTCTTCGTTATGGGTATGCCCACCACATTCAACGGCTTATGGTGACCGGATTGTTTACCCTGCTGTTAGGCGTGCGGCCCCAGGAGGTGCACGAATGGTATCTGGCCGTGTATGTGGATGCGGTGGAGTGGGTGGAACTGCCGAACACCCTTGGCATGTCTCAGCATGGCGATGGTGGCATCATGGCCAGTAAGCCCTACATCGCGTCTGGTAAATACATCCAGCGGATGTCCAATTACTGCGCAGGATGTCGCTACGATCCGGCGACATCGACCGGGCCAAAGGCCTGCCCTTTCACCACGCTGTATTGGGATTTCCTCATGCAGCACGAGCCCCGGCTGCGGCTAAACCAACGCATGAGCATGCAAGTGAGGAATTTGGCGCGGCTGAGTGAGACGGAAAAACAATCTATCCAAGCGCAGGCGGAGTCCATCCGGCAGTCTTTGGCGTAG
- a CDS encoding peptidoglycan recognition protein family protein, translating to MTRKAARVYHSLPMNKGSALLVLPLALLTAVIFAACSSSAGRSKISMWEARYNDRALGRVTPDQLLREVGIKTDLIPPGKVGRYKYRPMTPRYITIHSTQNYSGDAYNHALALKRGALRATKRPGGNRIGFLTWHFTVQSNVAIQHLPCREQGEHADFDGPGNNYSIGIEMCEHRGNDIALTIDKTARLAAYLMYTYGIPLDHVVPHYHWPRISPYIKDPHKDCPHFLLDRGRPGPTWQWFLRRVNLHYSRLIPGPARTLG from the coding sequence ATGACTCGCAAAGCTGCAAGGGTGTATCATAGTCTCCCCATGAATAAAGGCAGTGCCCTTCTGGTTCTTCCGCTCGCCCTCCTCACCGCCGTCATCTTCGCCGCCTGTAGTTCCTCCGCCGGGCGGTCGAAAATCTCCATGTGGGAAGCTCGTTACAATGACCGTGCTCTCGGGCGTGTGACTCCTGATCAACTGCTCCGTGAGGTGGGTATCAAAACAGACCTGATCCCTCCAGGTAAAGTCGGCCGCTACAAATACCGGCCCATGACACCACGCTACATCACCATCCACAGCACCCAAAACTACAGTGGTGACGCCTACAATCACGCCCTGGCCCTCAAGCGGGGGGCTCTGCGTGCCACCAAGCGACCCGGCGGCAATCGCATCGGTTTCCTGACCTGGCACTTCACGGTGCAATCCAATGTGGCCATCCAGCACCTGCCCTGCCGTGAACAAGGCGAGCATGCTGACTTTGACGGCCCTGGAAATAACTACAGCATCGGCATCGAGATGTGTGAGCACCGGGGCAATGACATTGCGCTAACCATCGATAAGACCGCCCGGCTGGCAGCCTATCTGATGTATACCTACGGCATTCCGCTGGATCATGTGGTGCCGCACTATCACTGGCCGCGCATCAGCCCTTACATCAAAGATCCCCACAAGGACTGCCCCCACTTTCTGCTGGATCGTGGCCGTCCAGGGCCGACCTGGCAATGGTTCTTGCGCCGGGTGAATCTCCACTACAGTCGCCTCATTCCAGGTCCTGCCAGAACCTTGGGTTGA